In Rhodovulum sulfidophilum DSM 1374, the following are encoded in one genomic region:
- a CDS encoding hydantoinase B/oxoprolinase family protein, whose translation MTLPSGKWRLGFDIGGTFTDFVLHDGTTGALTLHKRLTTPQDPSEAALAGLDEILAMQGIGPGDLSEIVHGTTLVTNAVIERTGARTGLIATEGFGDILEMGTEQRYDIYDLFLPFPEPLVPRDLRLEVPERIDASGRVLAGLDEAALERAGAELVGAGCEAVAIAFLHSYANPAHERRAAAILRSAFPELAVSVSSDVVAGIGEYRRTATAAANAYVQPLMHRYLGRIETALAARGFAGALRLMHSAGGLIPLETARDFPVRLLESGPAGGALATGLFGRAAGLSDMISFDMGGTTAKAALIEDGQAAIAPEIEAARVRRFTRGSGLPIRTPVIEMIEIGAGGGSIAAIDEVGLLKVGPRSAGSDPGPACYGLGGTEPTVTDAALVLGYYDPGFFLGGRMALDAGAARRAVARVADPLGLSVEEAALGIHKVVVENMAAAARVHIVERGRDPRDFAMVGFGGAGPAHAVAVARALGIARVVIPPASGAASALGFLAAPLSFEAARTLRVALGDRIDAAAINRALDAIEAEGRAHLARAGIGGTGGPDEGITVERSAEMRLRGQMHEISVPLPEGRLSPEDGPCLRAAFEAAYAARYTSPFEGAEIEVIALRARVSGPAPALGTGGAGGGATPGKGARPASLKGTRSCLFEQGRFETAIHDRYALVPGERIAGPAIVEEREATTLIGPEDVARVDAGGALHIEVARPAAAAALVTAGMSRAEAVARIEADPIGLEIMWARLVNVVEEMWLTVCRTAFSLIIAEAQDFACELLDPEGETLAHSPRAMPVFNLTLPRAVKALLARYPAETLKPGDVLITNDPWLCAGHLFDIALVSPAFRDGRLVGLMGTVGHVSDIGGTRDSLHAREIYEEGLQIPPMKLFDGGCPNETLIELIRQNVRHPDQVLGDIFSFAAANALGAERLDAFMADYGMHDLRALAEVVQGLSERAMRAAIRALPDGEYRSTIVSAPRGEALEFPVRVAVEGDAMLVDFEGAPPQLPQGGLNSTLNYTAAHATYPLKCMLTPGVRGNAGCYRPFRVTAPEGSVLNPAFPASVNMRTRTGWYLAPNIFRAMADAAASGVQAHTGLPSSVHIYGRDARGDLYSDLLLLGGGQGASAHGDGHSALLWPTSAANTSVEMIESRTPLLVLCKRFAPDSGGPGRHRGGLGQILRFRKREADGTPMQVLLHPEGTARPIPGLFGGQPGGTASGRVLDPEGRVLRDVGHGALLTLTGTEEIVELTLAGGAGYGPAEERAAAALARDLALGLVSPEAAATQYRMPHAVPDDETLG comes from the coding sequence ATGACCCTGCCATCGGGAAAGTGGCGTCTCGGCTTCGACATCGGCGGCACCTTCACCGATTTCGTGCTGCATGACGGCACAACCGGCGCCCTGACCCTGCACAAGCGCCTGACGACGCCGCAGGACCCTTCCGAGGCCGCGCTGGCCGGTCTTGACGAGATCCTGGCGATGCAGGGGATCGGGCCCGGCGATCTGTCGGAAATCGTCCATGGCACGACGCTTGTCACCAATGCGGTGATCGAGCGGACCGGCGCCCGGACCGGCCTGATCGCCACCGAGGGCTTCGGCGACATCCTCGAGATGGGGACCGAACAGCGCTACGACATCTACGATCTCTTCCTGCCCTTCCCCGAGCCGCTTGTTCCGCGCGACCTGAGGCTCGAGGTGCCCGAGCGGATCGACGCCTCGGGCCGCGTCCTGGCGGGGCTCGACGAGGCCGCGCTAGAACGGGCGGGGGCCGAGCTGGTCGGGGCGGGCTGCGAGGCGGTGGCCATCGCCTTTTTGCATTCCTATGCCAACCCCGCGCATGAACGCCGCGCCGCCGCGATCCTGCGCAGCGCCTTCCCGGAGCTCGCGGTCTCGGTCTCCTCGGATGTGGTGGCCGGGATCGGCGAATACCGCCGCACCGCGACCGCCGCGGCCAATGCCTATGTCCAGCCCCTGATGCACCGGTATCTCGGCCGGATCGAAACTGCGCTTGCCGCGCGGGGCTTTGCGGGCGCGCTGCGGCTGATGCATTCGGCGGGCGGGCTCATTCCGCTCGAGACCGCGCGCGATTTTCCGGTCCGGCTGCTGGAAAGCGGCCCGGCGGGCGGCGCGCTGGCCACCGGGCTTTTCGGGCGCGCGGCCGGGCTGAGCGACATGATCTCCTTCGACATGGGCGGCACCACGGCCAAGGCCGCGCTGATCGAGGACGGCCAGGCCGCCATCGCGCCCGAGATCGAGGCGGCACGGGTGCGCCGTTTTACCCGCGGCTCGGGCCTGCCGATCCGGACCCCGGTGATAGAGATGATCGAGATCGGCGCGGGCGGCGGCTCGATCGCGGCGATCGACGAGGTCGGGCTGCTGAAGGTCGGGCCGCGCTCGGCCGGGTCCGATCCGGGACCGGCCTGCTACGGGCTCGGCGGCACCGAGCCCACCGTGACCGATGCGGCGCTGGTGCTGGGCTATTACGATCCGGGCTTCTTCCTGGGCGGGCGGATGGCGCTGGACGCCGGGGCCGCGCGCCGCGCCGTCGCCCGCGTCGCGGACCCGCTCGGGCTGTCGGTCGAGGAGGCCGCGCTCGGCATCCACAAGGTGGTGGTCGAGAACATGGCCGCGGCCGCGCGCGTTCATATCGTCGAGCGCGGCCGCGACCCGCGCGACTTCGCCATGGTCGGGTTCGGCGGCGCCGGTCCCGCGCATGCGGTCGCCGTGGCCCGCGCGCTCGGGATCGCCCGCGTGGTGATACCGCCCGCCTCGGGTGCGGCCTCGGCGCTGGGCTTCCTCGCCGCCCCTCTGTCCTTCGAGGCCGCGCGTACGCTTCGCGTTGCGCTCGGAGACCGGATCGACGCGGCGGCGATCAACCGGGCGCTCGACGCGATCGAAGCCGAGGGCCGGGCCCATCTGGCCAGGGCCGGGATCGGCGGCACCGGGGGCCCCGACGAGGGGATCACCGTCGAGCGCAGCGCCGAGATGCGTCTTCGCGGCCAGATGCACGAGATTTCGGTCCCGCTGCCCGAAGGCAGGCTCAGCCCGGAAGACGGCCCATGCCTCAGGGCGGCCTTCGAGGCGGCCTATGCCGCGCGCTATACGTCGCCCTTCGAAGGCGCCGAGATCGAGGTGATCGCGCTGCGCGCCCGGGTGTCGGGCCCTGCCCCCGCGCTCGGGACGGGCGGCGCGGGCGGCGGCGCCACGCCCGGCAAGGGCGCCCGCCCGGCCAGCCTCAAGGGCACGCGCTCCTGCCTGTTCGAGCAGGGCCGGTTCGAGACCGCGATCCACGACCGCTACGCGCTTGTCCCCGGCGAGCGCATCGCGGGACCGGCCATCGTCGAGGAGCGCGAGGCCACCACGCTGATCGGCCCGGAGGACGTGGCCCGGGTCGATGCCGGCGGCGCGCTCCATATCGAGGTCGCGCGCCCGGCCGCGGCGGCCGCGCTGGTGACGGCCGGCATGAGCCGCGCCGAAGCGGTGGCGCGGATCGAGGCCGATCCGATCGGGCTCGAGATCATGTGGGCGCGGCTGGTGAATGTCGTCGAGGAAATGTGGCTGACGGTCTGCCGCACCGCCTTTTCGCTGATCATCGCCGAGGCGCAGGATTTCGCCTGCGAGCTGCTCGACCCCGAGGGCGAAACGCTGGCCCATTCGCCCCGCGCGATGCCGGTCTTCAACCTGACGCTGCCGCGCGCGGTCAAGGCGCTGCTGGCGCGTTACCCGGCAGAGACGCTGAAACCCGGCGACGTGCTGATCACCAACGATCCCTGGCTCTGCGCCGGGCATCTGTTCGACATCGCCCTGGTCTCGCCCGCCTTCCGCGATGGCAGGCTGGTCGGGCTGATGGGCACTGTCGGCCATGTCTCGGATATCGGCGGCACCCGGGATTCGCTTCATGCCCGCGAGATCTACGAGGAAGGGCTTCAGATCCCGCCGATGAAGCTGTTCGACGGCGGCTGCCCGAACGAGACCCTGATCGAACTGATCCGGCAGAATGTGCGCCACCCCGATCAGGTGCTGGGCGACATCTTCTCCTTCGCCGCCGCCAATGCGCTGGGCGCCGAGCGGCTGGACGCCTTCATGGCCGATTACGGCATGCATGACCTCCGGGCGCTGGCCGAGGTGGTGCAGGGCCTGTCCGAGCGCGCCATGCGCGCGGCGATCCGGGCCCTGCCCGATGGCGAGTATCGCAGCACCATCGTCAGCGCGCCGCGGGGCGAGGCGCTGGAATTCCCGGTGCGGGTCGCGGTCGAGGGCGACGCCATGCTTGTCGATTTCGAGGGCGCGCCGCCGCAGCTGCCGCAAGGCGGGCTGAACTCGACGCTGAACTACACCGCCGCCCATGCCACCTATCCGCTGAAATGCATGCTGACGCCCGGCGTGCGCGGCAATGCCGGCTGCTACCGGCCGTTCCGGGTGACCGCGCCCGAGGGCTCGGTGCTGAACCCGGCCTTCCCGGCCTCGGTCAACATGCGCACCCGCACCGGCTGGTATCTGGCGCCCAACATCTTCCGGGCGATGGCCGATGCGGCCGCCAGCGGCGTGCAGGCCCATACCGGGCTGCCGAGCTCGGTCCATATCTACGGCCGGGATGCCCGGGGCGATCTCTATTCCGATCTGCTGCTGCTGGGCGGCGGCCAGGGCGCCTCGGCCCATGGCGACGGCCACTCGGCGCTGCTCTGGCCGACCTCGGCGGCCAATACCTCGGTCGAGATGATCGAGAGCCGCACCCCGCTTCTGGTGCTGTGCAAGCGCTTCGCCCCCGATAGCGGCGGCCCGGGCCGGCATCGCGGTGGGCTCGGCCAGATCCTGCGCTTCCGCAAGCGCGAGGCGGATGGCACGCCGATGCAGGTCCTGCTGCACCCCGAGGGCACGGCAAGGCCGATCCCGGGCCTGTTCGGCGGGCAGCCCGGCGGCACTGCCTCCGGACGGGTGCTCGACCCGGAGGGCCGGGTGTTGCGCGATGTCGGCCATGGCGCGCTGCTGACGCTGACCGGGACCGAGGAAATCGTCGAACTGACACTGGCGGGCGGCGCGGGTTACGGCCCGGCCGAAGAGCGTGC
- a CDS encoding IclR family transcriptional regulator: MTILENAAHVLRCFGNDCTDLTVSEVSDRLGLPKASASRLLKTMRETGMLEEIGGTRRHRPGRMMLNIAAAYRYSSSVFGRARAVVHETSQQFGHTGYVSIRDGRSVMAVADFEGTNALRVGSAVGRRLPAEICATGRSLLARLSDDEIARLYGDETTADRLARDLEPVRKRGYAFVSQKALPGVDGLAVAVGDPVTGEAVSLCLVYPHNLVSDNERDDMIGTLIEGAGGIAEALGDSLILHAAGDRGPA, from the coding sequence ATGACAATTCTTGAGAATGCAGCCCATGTGCTGCGCTGTTTCGGTAATGACTGTACGGATCTGACGGTGTCCGAAGTGTCCGATCGCCTAGGGCTGCCAAAGGCCTCGGCCTCCCGGCTGCTGAAGACCATGCGCGAAACCGGCATGCTGGAAGAGATCGGCGGCACCCGCCGGCACCGGCCCGGCCGGATGATGCTGAACATCGCCGCCGCCTATCGCTATTCATCGAGCGTCTTCGGCCGCGCCCGCGCCGTGGTCCACGAGACCTCGCAGCAATTCGGCCATACCGGCTATGTCTCGATCCGCGACGGCCGCAGCGTGATGGCGGTGGCCGATTTCGAGGGCACCAACGCGCTGAGGGTCGGTTCGGCGGTCGGCCGCCGCCTGCCCGCCGAAATCTGCGCCACCGGACGCAGCCTGCTGGCGCGGCTGTCCGATGACGAAATCGCGCGGCTCTATGGCGATGAGACCACGGCCGACCGGCTGGCGCGCGACCTCGAGCCCGTCCGCAAGCGCGGCTATGCCTTCGTCTCACAAAAGGCGTTGCCAGGGGTCGACGGGCTTGCGGTGGCGGTCGGCGATCCGGTCACCGGCGAGGCGGTCAGCCTCTGCCTGGTCTATCCGCACAACCTCGTCTCGGACAACGAACGCGACGACATGATCGGCACGCTGATCGAGGGCGCCGGCGGGATCGCCGAGGCGCTGGGGGATTCGCTGATCCTGCATGCCGCAGGCGATCGGGGCCCGGCATGA
- a CDS encoding KamA family radical SAM protein, with product MDETHAPDAKPLRNGTAQPRALPSARPPGAARRRAAFPSSPEARAFRRRFFPEASAADWSDWRWQLRARIRSLDGLAQVFSLSEDERAAVARRQSGLPVGITPYYASLMGLEDPAEPLRRTHIPVGQEYLRLPGESDDPLGETPDSKVPGLVHRYPDRVLFLATGTCSTYCRYCTRSRMVGQPGGEEGISTRNWERAFAYIAAHPQIRDVLVSGGDPLTLSDDKLDYLLGRLRAIPHVEFIRIGTKVPLVLPMRITGALTRMLRRHHPLWMSLHCTHPAELAPEATEALTRLADAGIPLGAQTVLLRGINDTVETMRTLCRGLLKRRVRPYYLLQCDPITGSGQFRTPIETGLAIIDGLRGHLTGYAVPHFAIDAPGGGGKVALVPDHVAGREGDDLLLRNFEGRIYRYPDPGGRTGARD from the coding sequence ATGGACGAGACCCACGCTCCCGATGCGAAGCCCTTGCGCAACGGCACGGCGCAACCGCGCGCCCTGCCTTCCGCCCGGCCTCCCGGGGCGGCAAGACGGCGCGCAGCCTTTCCCTCCAGCCCCGAGGCGCGGGCGTTCCGGCGCCGGTTCTTTCCAGAGGCCAGCGCCGCGGACTGGTCCGACTGGCGCTGGCAGCTGCGGGCGCGGATCCGGTCGCTTGACGGGCTCGCGCAGGTTTTCAGCCTGTCGGAGGACGAGCGCGCGGCGGTGGCCCGGCGCCAGAGCGGGCTGCCGGTCGGCATCACGCCCTATTATGCCTCTCTGATGGGGCTTGAGGATCCGGCCGAGCCGCTGCGCCGGACCCATATTCCGGTCGGACAGGAATATCTGCGCCTGCCGGGCGAATCCGATGACCCGCTGGGCGAGACCCCCGACAGCAAGGTGCCGGGGCTGGTGCACCGCTATCCGGACCGGGTGCTGTTTCTGGCCACCGGGACCTGCTCGACCTATTGCCGCTATTGCACGCGCTCGCGGATGGTCGGCCAGCCCGGCGGCGAAGAGGGGATCTCGACCCGCAACTGGGAGCGCGCCTTCGCCTATATCGCGGCGCATCCCCAGATCCGCGACGTTCTGGTCTCGGGTGGCGATCCGCTGACATTGTCAGACGACAAGCTCGATTATCTTCTGGGCCGCCTGCGCGCCATTCCGCATGTCGAGTTCATCCGGATCGGAACCAAGGTGCCGCTGGTGCTGCCGATGCGGATCACCGGGGCGCTGACGCGGATGCTGCGCCGGCACCATCCGCTGTGGATGTCGCTGCATTGCACCCACCCGGCCGAGCTGGCGCCCGAGGCGACCGAGGCGCTGACGCGGCTTGCCGATGCGGGCATTCCGCTCGGGGCGCAGACGGTGCTGCTGCGGGGCATCAACGACACGGTCGAGACCATGCGCACGCTTTGCCGCGGGCTTCTGAAGCGGCGTGTCCGGCCCTATTACCTGCTGCAATGCGATCCGATCACCGGCTCGGGCCAGTTCCGCACCCCGATCGAGACCGGGCTTGCCATCATCGACGGGTTGCGCGGTCACCTGACCGGCTATGCGGTGCCGCATTTCGCCATCGACGCGCCCGGCGGCGGCGGCAAGGTGGCGCTGGTTCCCGACCATGTCGCGGGGCGCGAGGGCGACGATCTGCTGCTGCGCAATTTCGAGGGCCGGATCTATCGCTATCCAGATCCGGGCGGACGGACCGGGGCGCGCGACTGA
- a CDS encoding NAD(P)/FAD-dependent oxidoreductase, which yields MREVDLAVVGAGPAGMAAAAEAAQAGLRVVLLDAQPWPGGQVYRDIYRAGQEQEADLGAAPLEGRRLIAGLDRPGISLIRGAEVLAIEPGIAPGYRLSYRQDEAAETLQARQVLLATGGLERPMPVPGRTLPGVLTVGAGQILLRQAGLLPRRGVLLGTGPLLYLFAVQMMHAGVTPTALIETQTRGDLARAMCHLGGIFGGWSYMSEGWRMLRLLHRAGVPRITGAHEIVIEGEQRAEAVRFLRRGAQHRLPCDAVLLHHGVVPNPHPARALGLAHRWMPRQHCFTPVCDDWGEAAATEGGVEGIFVAGDGAGIVGPRAAELQGRISALRIAETLGRIDLGTRDALAAPLRRQLRRELAVRPFLDAAYPPFAEVDGLDRDEAGPGSPLPAFGTALPGGVPGILAETGENGGKTVADAAGWLPVGGADDAPPDAPEAEKAATGSACHAGEA from the coding sequence ATGCGTGAGGTTGATCTGGCGGTGGTCGGGGCCGGGCCGGCCGGGATGGCGGCGGCGGCCGAAGCGGCGCAGGCCGGGCTGCGGGTCGTGCTGCTCGACGCACAGCCATGGCCGGGCGGGCAGGTCTATCGCGATATATACCGTGCCGGGCAGGAGCAGGAGGCCGATCTCGGCGCCGCCCCGCTCGAGGGCCGCAGGCTGATCGCCGGGCTCGACCGGCCCGGGATCTCGCTGATCCGCGGTGCCGAGGTCTTGGCCATCGAGCCGGGCATCGCGCCGGGTTACCGGCTGAGCTACCGGCAGGACGAGGCGGCCGAGACCCTTCAGGCCCGGCAGGTGCTGCTGGCGACCGGCGGGCTCGAGCGGCCGATGCCGGTGCCGGGCCGGACCCTGCCCGGGGTGTTGACCGTCGGGGCCGGGCAGATCCTGCTGAGACAGGCCGGGCTGCTGCCGCGACGCGGGGTGCTGCTGGGCACCGGGCCGCTGCTCTATCTGTTCGCGGTGCAGATGATGCATGCCGGGGTGACGCCGACGGCGCTGATCGAAACCCAGACCCGGGGCGATCTGGCGCGCGCGATGTGTCATCTGGGCGGGATCTTCGGCGGCTGGTCCTACATGAGCGAGGGCTGGCGCATGCTGCGGTTGCTGCACCGGGCGGGCGTGCCGCGCATCACGGGCGCGCATGAGATCGTCATCGAGGGCGAGCAGCGGGCCGAGGCGGTGCGTTTCCTGCGCCGCGGCGCACAGCACCGGCTGCCCTGCGATGCGGTTCTGCTGCATCACGGGGTGGTGCCCAACCCGCATCCGGCGCGTGCGCTGGGGCTGGCCCATCGCTGGATGCCGCGTCAGCATTGTTTCACGCCGGTCTGCGATGACTGGGGCGAGGCGGCGGCGACTGAGGGCGGGGTCGAGGGCATCTTCGTCGCGGGCGACGGGGCGGGTATCGTCGGACCCCGTGCGGCGGAGTTGCAGGGGCGAATCTCGGCGCTCCGGATCGCCGAGACCCTGGGGCGGATCGACCTCGGCACCCGCGACGCGCTGGCCGCGCCGTTGCGGCGCCAGTTGCGGCGCGAGCTGGCGGTCCGTCCGTTCCTCGATGCCGCCTATCCGCCTTTCGCCGAAGTGGACGGGCTTGATCGGGACGAGGCCGGCCCTGGTTCCCCGCTTCCGGCCTTCGGGACGGCGCTGCCCGGCGGTGTCCCTGGCATTCTGGCTGAAACCGGCGAGAACGGGGGAAAGACCGTCGCGGATGCGGCCGGGTGGCTGCCTGTCGGGGGGGCTGACGATGCCCCCCCGGACGCGCCCGAAGCCGAGAAAGCCGCAACCGGGTCCGCCTGTCACGCGGGCGAGGCCTGA
- a CDS encoding ABC-F family ATP-binding cassette domain-containing protein produces the protein MPASVSLSSLSWSAPDGTSLFTDLDLTFGAERTGLVGRNGTGKSTLLHLIAGHSPPASGRISVTGSVAMMRQEALEHPEETVADLLGVRTALELMNRAERGRATSEELAEADWSLPARIEAALARCDLSVDPHTRLACLSGGQRSRAALAALILAEPDFLLMDEPTNNLDRAGRRAVIDLLRGWSGGAIVASHDRELLDEMDAIVELTSLGAARYGGNYSAFRQQRESARAAAAQDLAHAQKVRAEAAHRAQQAAERKARKDSAGRKSRARGEQPKILMDAAKGRAEASGGAGARLRDARRDAAEDALTAAREKVEVLTPIHMDIAPSGLPAGRTVLTLDRVTAGYDPAAPILEDLSLTLTGPERVVIAGPNGSGKTTLLKLITGALRPMAGAAQLCVPWALLDQHVGLLAPDRTLREVFRDRHPQASMQMAHAALARFGFRAGDAQRLADGLSGGEKLRAGLAFVLGGTPPPQLLLLDEPTNHLDMEGIEALEAALASYDGAMVVVSHDRAFLASLRPDRIIPFKE, from the coding sequence ATGCCTGCATCCGTTTCCCTGTCCAGCCTGTCGTGGTCCGCACCTGACGGCACATCGCTTTTCACAGATCTCGACCTGACCTTCGGCGCCGAACGCACCGGCCTTGTCGGCCGCAACGGCACTGGAAAGAGCACGCTTCTACACCTGATCGCGGGTCATTCGCCTCCGGCCTCCGGGCGGATCAGCGTGACAGGCTCGGTGGCCATGATGCGCCAGGAGGCGCTCGAGCACCCGGAAGAGACCGTCGCAGATCTTCTTGGCGTGCGGACGGCCCTGGAGCTGATGAACCGGGCAGAGCGCGGCCGGGCGACGTCCGAGGAGCTGGCCGAAGCGGACTGGAGCCTGCCCGCCCGGATCGAGGCGGCGCTGGCGCGATGCGACCTGTCGGTCGACCCGCATACCCGGCTCGCCTGCCTTTCCGGCGGTCAGCGCAGCAGGGCCGCCCTGGCGGCGCTGATCCTGGCGGAGCCCGATTTCCTGCTCATGGATGAACCGACGAACAATCTCGACCGGGCGGGCCGTCGCGCGGTCATCGACCTCCTGCGCGGCTGGTCGGGCGGCGCCATCGTTGCGAGCCACGATCGCGAGCTTCTGGACGAGATGGACGCCATCGTCGAACTCACCTCTCTCGGCGCGGCGAGATACGGGGGCAATTACAGTGCCTTCCGGCAGCAAAGGGAAAGCGCGCGTGCGGCCGCGGCACAGGACCTGGCCCATGCGCAAAAGGTCCGGGCCGAGGCGGCGCACCGCGCGCAGCAGGCAGCCGAGCGCAAGGCGCGGAAGGACAGTGCCGGTCGCAAGTCGCGCGCAAGGGGAGAGCAGCCGAAAATCCTGATGGATGCCGCCAAAGGCCGCGCCGAAGCCTCCGGCGGCGCCGGGGCGCGCCTGCGCGACGCGCGGCGAGACGCGGCCGAAGACGCACTTACCGCCGCGCGCGAGAAGGTCGAGGTGCTGACCCCCATCCACATGGACATCGCGCCGAGCGGCCTTCCGGCGGGCAGGACGGTCCTGACCCTGGACCGGGTGACTGCCGGATATGACCCCGCAGCTCCGATACTCGAGGACCTGTCGCTTACCCTCACCGGCCCCGAGCGGGTTGTCATCGCGGGCCCGAATGGCAGCGGCAAGACCACCCTCCTCAAGCTGATCACCGGCGCGCTAAGGCCTATGGCGGGCGCGGCGCAGCTCTGCGTGCCCTGGGCGCTGCTGGATCAGCATGTCGGGTTGCTCGCTCCCGACCGGACCCTGCGCGAGGTCTTCCGCGACCGACACCCGCAGGCGAGCATGCAGATGGCCCATGCCGCACTGGCCCGGTTCGGGTTTCGCGCCGGCGATGCCCAACGCCTTGCCGACGGGCTGAGCGGCGGCGAAAAGCTCCGCGCCGGCCTCGCATTCGTTCTTGGCGGAACGCCACCGCCACAGCTTCTGCTCCTGGACGAGCCGACGAACCATCTCGATATGGAAGGGATCGAAGCGCTGGAAGCGGCACTGGCATCTTACGATGGAGCAATGGTTGTGGTCAGCCACGACCGCGCCTTCCTCGCCTCTCTCAGGCCAGACAGGATCATTCCTTTCAAAGAGTGA
- a CDS encoding tyrosine-type recombinase/integrase, which yields MRDFRLDDREMRDAITVARRMGIISRSAQRNRRPTLDELDRLLAHFIDRRQRTPQAMPMHKVIAFALFSTRRQAEITRLTWDDFQKEHKRILVRDMKHPGEKLGNDTWVDLPEEAIRITDSMRNSKAEIFPYSPDAITANFTRACKLLGIEDLHFHDLRHEGISRLFEMGWNIPHVAAVSGHRSWVSRLCCTNR from the coding sequence ATGCGGGACTTCCGACTGGATGACCGGGAGATGAGAGACGCGATAACCGTCGCGCGCCGTATGGGGATCATCTCCCGTTCCGCGCAGCGGAACCGCAGACCCACCCTCGATGAACTCGACCGGCTGCTGGCTCATTTCATTGATCGGCGCCAGAGAACACCTCAGGCCATGCCCATGCACAAAGTGATCGCGTTCGCTCTCTTCTCGACGCGCCGACAGGCAGAGATCACCCGCCTCACCTGGGATGACTTCCAGAAGGAGCACAAGCGCATTCTGGTCCGCGACATGAAGCACCCTGGCGAAAAGCTCGGAAACGATACCTGGGTCGATCTGCCCGAGGAGGCCATTCGGATCACCGACAGCATGCGCAACAGCAAGGCTGAGATCTTCCCCTACTCTCCGGACGCGATCACGGCCAACTTCACCCGCGCCTGTAAGCTGCTCGGGATCGAGGATCTGCACTTCCACGATCTGCGCCACGAAGGCATTTCTCGGTTGTTCGAGATGGGTTGGAACATTCCCCATGTCGCAGCGGTAAGCGGACACAGGTCTTGGGTTAGCCGGCTCTGTTGCACAAATCGCTGA